From the genome of Scyliorhinus canicula chromosome 20, sScyCan1.1, whole genome shotgun sequence:
aatcaatccacctaacctgtacatctttggattgtgggaggaaacctatgcagacctggagagaacgtgcaaaccccacacagacagtcacaactaaggttggaattgaatctgTTGTGTGCTAAAGCTGCTGCTTACCCCATGATTAATGTGGGATATGGTTGTTGTCTTTAACAGTAAAGTGTCCTGTAATGGCCACAGCTTGTGGCAATTCTAAAAGTATAGCTTGCCTAAATAAATCTGACTGTGATGTTAAGTGTCGGCCCAGGCTCGGTTGATAGCACTCTCTTGTTTCTGAGTCATTGGGTGCAAGCCCCACTTCAGGGTTggggcacaaaaatcaaggctgatgtTCCAGTGCAGTCCCGAGGGAGAGCAACACTTTAGGAGGTGCTTTCCTTCTGATAAGATGTAAAATCGAGGCATAACTTACCTGCTCAGGTAGATAAGGACAGGATCCCATgttgcactattttgaagaagtgctGAGGAGTTGTCCTCCATTTACATCACAAAGACAGATTATTTGTCCATGATCATTATTTGAAGGACTTCACTAAGTGTAAATTGGTTACTTAATTTCCAATATTCCTATACacctcaaaagtacttcattgactgtaaagtgcttatAAACCCAGTGGATGTAAACAGCACTATACAAAAGCCCAGCCAGCTTGGGTCCGGGGGTTTGGTTATTTAGCTGCGTCTGGTTGGGAATGTCAggttggatgggtgggggggtagaTGGGTTGGGTTAAGTTGGGTCACGTGGGGGGTATCTAACTGGGTTGGATTGGGGAGGAGTCAGgtcgagggggtgagggtggagtggggaatctcatggaggtggtggggggagtcaAGGTTGGAGAATACCATGGAGGGGTGCTGAGTGGGGCAGTAGTGAATCCCCTGCGGGGACGATTGTGTGTGTTGGGCGAGGCACATACAGGGTTCAGTCTAGGTATTTCAGACAATTACATTGAAGTTTGGAGTGACTTTATTTCTTCTAATTTTCTCAGATTGACTAGTAgctgaaccatccaaagttagcaaTTGAAATAGTTTTATCGAATGATTCCCAGCATAgcacaattgtccaggggaaTTTAATGCTTCTGGACAATTACTGCATAAACCCTGACCTGGGAACCTCCAAGAGAAATTCTTCAGCACATCATTGGTGTATCCCCCGTATCTGacactgcagagccaggaagtTAAGGGAAATTCAATGTAAAAGTCTCTGCAATTAACATTACTCCACGTATTTAAAAAATATCACGCACAGGTATCTTCTATTTATCAATCTCAGAACCTATTGAACCACAATGGAAACAAATCATCCTCAATCCTGAAGGACTGCCGAAGAAGGAAGAAGAGACTTTGTACCTTGTTGCAAAGATAATTGggagccagtttagctcagttggttggatagctagtttgtgatgcagaggaaGGCCAACAGTGCAGGGTTCactggggaaagcagcctatggtcatctggtgaCTTTACAAAGACAGGTAGTGAAAGCAAGCATGATAGTATCAGAAACGATGAGACCCTCAGGCAAAAGATTCCAGTCCTATCAATAGTGACCGGAAGGAATTTATTAACAGAAACTTTGAGAAGACGTTAATAAGGACAGAAAGAGGCCAAGAGGAAAATCATGTCCCAAAAATGTAAAACAATAACCAGTGAAAAGACTCAAAGATTAAATGAACCAAACAGTCAATGTTCTGTTTAGATTACCTTGAATCAGTGAGCGAGAACCTAAGAGCTTGCAGCATTAAAGTAGGCAACTCAGACCTGCCTGCTGATACTAGGATGCAAGAAAAGGTCATTTAACTTATTACTAATATCAAGGTTTGGAGGGGTGCAGAAGAGTTTTACTAGAATCGTACCAGAGTTGCAGGACTTCTATTAtacggagagactggagaagctagGGCTGCTCTCCTTAAAGCATTGAAGGcttagaggagatttgagagaggtgttcaaaatcatgaccgGTTTTGACAGTGTGAATAAGGagatgttgcttgaccaggagTCAGTGAGGACAAGGGATGGTATGAATAGTCCTGGTGCAAGTGAAGAGTTGGCATTGAGGCAATTTATATGTTCATGTCTTGCATGAGGCTCTACTTCATCTCAGCCTATCAGAtatccttttattcctttctccccgAACTGACCCTTCCTGACCCAAACTCTCCGCCactcaacccaactcaacccCTGATATCTGATCCCCCCAGCCCCAAtatctgaccccctccccccccaatgtcTGACCCAGTCCTCTCGATGTccagcacccccacccactcTGATATCCGATCTGCCCCAATGTCCGATCCCCCCAAATCCCATCTGTTTAACTTAGACATTTCCCCTCTCCCTGGCCAGTTATTTTCAGTGGGACCTTTAaactctggtttagctcagtgtgctagacagctggtttgtgatgcagaacaagaccagcaggcgcgggttcaattcccgtaccaactgagagttctgaattctccctcagtgtacccgaacaggtgccggaatgggtcttttcacagtaacttcattgcactgttaatgtatgcctacttgtgacaataaagattattctttattattattaataaactcaTCTGCAttatggcagctagtgctgtaaaaaaggAGCCTGTCTTCCTTTGCTACAATGCTTTTAGACTCTGATGCTGGACCCGGCGACCCACTACGCTGCATGGACCTCGTCCggcctgagtcaggaaggtcAGGCAAGACAGCCACTGATAAAATTCGGCACAGGTAAGCGGGTGCGGACTGGCAATCCATCACTGATTGCCACTCTGAAGAAGTTAAGGCTCAAAATATTATGGATTTCTATGCAGAAGAAAATAAAGGATTGCTTTTATTTTTGCAACTGTAATGACCTCAAGGTTTCCCAAGGTGTTTTATAGAAAATAAATTACTTTTCAAGTGtgctcactgttgtaatgtaatgaGAGATAATTTTCAcatagcaagattccacaaacagcaaccagataatgaccagaaaatctgaAGAGTTAATATTAGCCAGAATGACGGAGAACTTCTCTGCCCTTCTTTGCAATGGTGCCATGGGATTATTAACATACACCCTATAGGGAAGACAGAACCTCAGTTTAACGTTGCATTTGAAAGATGGAACCTCTGTGCCTGCAATGCTCCGCAGTTTTGTACCAAGAACGTCAGTGTATATTCTGTGTTCAAGCCTCTAGAGTAGGAATTGAACACTCTCTGACTCAGAGATGAGGGTGGTACCCAAGGGTAATTCTTCGATTTCTTCTTTAAGAATATTCTTCAGGATTCTCTGTCGGTGAGATCCTCCGCTTCACTAGCATTGCACCcatgcccgtggatttcccgatagTGTggaatggccacaatgggaaaccccatttgccagctgctggaatggaggatcccactgctggcgaGGGTGTGCCGGAAAACtgggctgctgggatggagaatctAGATTATAGATCAAGGTGTCTAAATTATAAACTTACAGTTTTCTCAGATACAGGTTGTTTCTCTTTTTATTAAATATTCTGATTATTTTAAGTAATCAATTTTCATTgaattttctttaatttcctgCTTTAAATGCAACACAATCTGTACAGGTTGATCTCTGAAAATTAATCTTCTTCCATCCAAATTTACAAGTGATAAGTATCTTAACGCTAATTGCTGCCAGCTACATTCATGAATTAATTGAAGCAGTAAATTGTTCTAAAACTAAAATATTAGCCTCAAAGGTTACTATTTAACCAGCAATTTGTCACAGAAGGTGTGTCTTAAAATCGCACCCATTTTTTCAGAATGCTCTCTGTTATCTAATTCACAACTGGCATAAGTTCATAGGTTTAGCATTGCTTAAGTTTTCGATCAGCCCCTTGTATTTGTAAATCGGTATCATAGTTGTTGCTGTCCTGTCTCTTGCTTCAAGTCATGTGTTCAGCGATTTATTGGGATGTGACTGATTTCATTTGCAAAACAAATGATGGAAATCTTGAATGCTCTGTCCAAAAGCTTTTGGAATCGGAGCTCGCAAaatgagatggatagattggtaaTGGGTAAAGGTATTGAGAgatatggagataaggcaggcAAATGGAGATGGATTGAAGTTCAGCTGTGATCTAACAGAACAGCTTGAACGGCTGAATGGCTACTCCTGTTCTGGTGTTCATGGTTTCATTAGTGATTTGTGATCAACCACAAAAAAAATTGCATATTAATCGTCAGACTATTTGTACATATGAAATGATCCTTCAAATAGTCATTAATAGATTACATAGGCTCGTTCTGCCTTGATGATAAGAACATTGGGACTTAAGGTatgggagcaggaatagaccatccagctcctcaagcctgctgctccattcaataagatcctggctgatctgactgtggcttTAACTCCACTTTTCCTGCCgacagctccccccctcccccccccccccccccccccccccacaatggactttgactcccttgtcaatcaaaagtctgtctaactcaaccttgaatatattcaaaaaccCAGCTTTGTCTGCTTGCTGGGAAAGAGCATCCAAAACACAAAGGACCGTCTGAGACTCCTTACTTTGAAACTGTACTCCATCATTCCAGATTCCCCGTgaggggaaacaccctctcagcatcttCATGGTTAAGCCTCCTCAGGATTttagtatgtttcaataagatcacccctcattcttttgaGCTCCAATGAGTATAGATGCAACCCACTCATAAGACAAAGCCCTCATCCCAGTATATCAGCTTAGTGAACTTTCACTGAATttcttccaatgcaagtatgccCCTCCTTAAGTAAGGTGATCAAAACTGTGCCCAGTACAGCCCAGGGGTGGTTCAGGTCATTATTTGAGGGACGTGTTCTTCAAATTTTGGTAGAGGGTTGtagctggggtggccacgtcccgattacaaaatggacactttgcaaagattgcagggaaaatggacaatgctgagaaagccagcaggtgcaaggtttgtctgttgattggagctgtagctcccagacaagaccgatactgcaaagccattaccatactaatgaaccatctctggggacaaaagagtaacatttaggtaaacgatactaaagcagacaccccttcgccagaggagactagaacaaagcaggccaacggccacctaggacccgcccagcaatcagggcacccacccctttattggaggaaatcgataccgatgatcaagatacggtccaattaattgagaccaagttcaaggcccgcccaaaagcacgcaaagcccccttttgggtataagaagaagcccccaagagagaatcgctctcttggccttggctctcagcgaggagagacctgcctagcagctgcaccagaacaagtaagtccaaagtcaacgcacgctacgggatagACACTCTtatctactattccgtaccagcttaaccccagcagcctcagaaccggacaacggccattgttcctttgCCCGAAGCTAattataggctttagtagtagtgatagtttagttggtagagttttgtgcatgagtatatttgactgtgtgtgtaaataaatgagcattgatttcgaacttactaactggtgtatcgaatctttgatcagtattgggttttgaaccttgtggcagtattgaaagatacctggcgactcttgagcaaacgtaattagaactaaggaaggcgaccataaacagagccaattaaagagagaacacaatgagCAACAGGGTGTCAGACTTCATAGAAGAGGGAGTCTTATGGACTGCAACTGCTGTAGAACCATCATTATGAACCTTAAAAAATAAGTCACACAAAGTTCCCAGCCATCCTTTTGTGGGGTATGGTAGCATTGTAACTATAGTACTGgataagtaatccagagatctaaAACAATGATCTGGAATATTAAATTCACTTAATTGAATTATTATGGAGCATCAGTAATGGGAATTATGAAAGTTGCAGATTTTTTTGAAAGccaatctggttcacgaatgtcttatagggaaggaaatctgtcatccttacttggtcCACTGTTTATGCAACTACAGACCTCCAGCAATATGGGTGACTTTAGCTGCCCCAGTAAGCTTGTCAGTTTTCTTCAAgattcactgccaccttctcaagggtaattagagaagTGCAATAAATATTGAAGAGGTCTTGTGGTGCGGCGGTTAGAGTCCCTGCCACTGAGCGAGAAGCTTTGGGCTCAGGTCCCACCCCAGGGTGTTCATAACACAGTCAAACAgcttgagtgtcaacctgcaaaatcttcaaacatGTCAatggcaataataatctttatgaatgtcacaagtatgcttaaattaacactgcaatgaagttactgtgaaaaccctcaatcgccacactccggtgcctgttcgggtacactgagggagaattgagaatgtccaattcaccgaacagcacatctttcgggacttgtggcaggaaactggagcacccggaggaaacccacacagacgcggggagaatgcgtaggctccgcacaggcagtcaccctagccgggaatcgaacctgggatcctggtgctgtgaagcaacagtgctaaccactgtgctaccaataaGAGTGGGAGATACTCCTGGTCAGCTGTGCATGATATGGTGTAGTGCCCCACAAGCTATAAGTCTCTGGCGACGGACTAGCGAACTGTCCCGGCATTAACCaactatggaaacagatgaaagtctgccttagtgcaccactggGATGCGAGATGAAAAATGGATGTAAATGGTGGTCTTGTTAGTGACATTtcccatcctgtaaattaattttaaaaactctTACTGTTAATAGAGAACCAACAGGACAGACTCGCCTTCACTAATATTCACCAGCACACTGCGCATGGAGTTCTGCTTTTTGAAGGTTAAATACAATCCTGTTGAGGGGCCAACAGTATAACTCCCATGTGAGCAGATTTCACTGCTTCAAAGCAGGGACCAGTATCTGCAGTGTAAAGGATGCAATATGAGCATTAACctaaatgaaagcaaattactatggatgctggaaatctaaaatcaaagagaaaatgctggaaaacctcaacaggtctgacagcatctgtggagagagaagcacaaTTAACATTGAGTccatatgattcttcttcagagcaTTAACTTTTTTCTTACTGTAATTGAAATTCTTTATCCTCACTGGCAAAAATCTAGCTATTAAGTAAATTAATAGGCAAGAGGtattcatggggcagcacggtagcatggtggttagcataaatgcttcacagctccagggtccccggttcgattcccggctgggtcactgtctgtgcggagtctgcacgtcctccccatgtgtgcgtgggtttcctccgggtgctccggtttcctcccacagtccaaagatgtgcgggttagatggattggccatgctaaattgcccgtagtgtcctaaaaagtatggttaaaaggggggttgttgggttacgggtatagggtggatacgtgggtttgagtagggtgattattgctcggcacaacatcgagggccgaaggggctgttctgtgctgtactgttctatgttctatccccaggGATCAAATAAATGTAATTATTAGTAACCTGAGTTATCAAGAACAACGTATAGAGCACGATGGAAGTAATTAAAATATCCCGACGTACTTCGCAGGAGTAttctaaaacaaaatatgacagggATCCACTTGAAGAGATATTGGGTCAGATAATCAAAAAGATTGATCAAAgaaggtaggttttaaagagtgtcttCAGGGAGAAaagtgagatagagagataggGAATTGTACAGAGACTATACCAGAGCTTCAGGTCGAGGTAGCTGAAGGTGCAGCCACCAATAGTGCTCCAGAAGCCAGAACAGTATGAGCCCAGATATCTCAGCAGTCATATTGATAGGGAAGCTGACAGCCATTAAAAACaaggaagagaattttaaaatcaagatgttgcttgacagGGAGCCAATGTGGATCAGTAAGCAGTGAGGCAATAGGTGAACGGGACAGATCATTGAAAGACCTCAATTTTTTGGATGGCAGTATCTGGGAGACCAGATAGGAGTGTGAGTTTACAGGCATAGGTGCGGGTTCCGCCTTTTAATATTATTATTCACATTTTAATACGATAGTTTATTAGTTACCTGGTAGTGCAGAGGTTAAGTATTGTTGAAAATAAGAGACACATTGTTGAAGCTTTTCCTCTTGCACACATTGGGATTTACGAATccgacctgatgagtgcaagacaaaaagctttgacaagatGTCCCTTTTTCAGTACTGCTCAGTTCATGATTAAATATCATTAGAATTACCGATACTATTGTGAGGTTGCTCAGTTCAGTTTAAGAGACCATTACTCACGTTAGTTAATGTCATTCTAAAACTTCAGTATCAGACTCTAAATCTAATTCCAGTCCCATGGTGTCTCGagacttaaaaaaaaagtgtgggggggggggggggggggggggggaacttctgGAAAACAAAAGGAATCTAAAGTTGCACTTTACAATAATGAGAGGTAGACCTGAATTTTGCTGTGTTCCCAGCTAATGATTAGCTATTTAATCGCCAGCTCGGCTGCTGTATAAAGGAGGATGCGGGTAGCCTGTCCCTTTAAGGGGGTTGAGTCCTCAACTGAGAATGGGAATTGCCTGTTTAAATATCGAGCGTGCACATACCTTCTTGCGGAGCCCCCTTGTCCCAGACAGACCACAGCTGGACAATGAAGAAGGGAGCCCAGCACACAATATAAGCCAAGACAATCACCAGAGTCATCTTCACAGTTCGGATCTTGGCTTTGGAGATGGTTTTCACGTTATTGACACCAGACGTGATGAGGCCGTTCTTGAAGGAAGTTTCAGACGCAGCTTTGGTCTTGTACTTGATGTTCTGGAAGATGTTGTAGCAGATACAAGTGTAGCAAGCCACCATGATGAGCACGGGGATGACAAAGACCGCGATGGCAGTCCAGGTGATGTACACCTTGATGCTCCAGGGGTAGATGAACTCTGCCCAGCAGTCGTAGACCCCGGAGCCCTCCTTGATCTCCCGGAGGGCGAAGATGAAGTACTGGGGGCTGCTGAGGAGCAGGCTGCCCACCCAGGTACTGATGATCATGGCGTAGGACCTCTGGGTGGGCTGCTGCAGGGTCTTCAGGGGGTGGCAGATGGCGATGTAGCGGTCCGCCGACATCATCACCATCATGTAGGTGGAGGCGAACATGCCGAAGATTTGGAGGTGTTTGACGATGCGGCAGAGGGCATCGGGACCTTGGAACCGGTAGGTGATCTTCCAGAAGAACTGGGGCAGGACCTGGAACACAGCCACCGCCAGGTCGGCCAGGCTCAGATGCTTGATGAAGAGGTGCATCCTCGACATCTTCTTCTTGGTCTTGTACAAAGCCAGGAGCACGGCGAGGTTGCTAATGATGGCCAGCAGGAAGATAATGGCCAGCACCGAGATCTCGCTCTTGGCCAAGCGCTCGTCCCTGGCGAACGGGTCGCTGCGGTTGGCAGAGGTCAGATTGTCGCCCGGGGTGGAGGCTGCCGGAGGAAGGTGGGATTGAGTGAAGTTGAAGACGCCGAGGTCCCGTCCAGAGCCTCCCGTGTGCTGCATGGTGGAGcgggaggggtgtgtgaggggaggagagtgtggCAGGGGTGACACTCAATCCTttttggtgatggggaggggggcggggggagagggaaggggtgggacCAATGGTTGGACGAGGGAGGAGGGTCTCACAGGCACAATCTACTGGATGGCGGGAGCAGGGAGTCTGCTCTGCACATCTCCTGACAGAACTCAACTTGTGGGGACGCGTGAAGCGATCAATCGGACAACATCAGCAACTCCCACTTCACCacccacacggggggggggggggggtggtcctgagGAGAACAACTTCGCAGAAGTGGGGAAAGCTTGAAATAATGTCTTGGATGTTTCTCATGAAGCAAACTCGATTTCTGAACAAGAAAATTGTTCAGCAGAGTGCGGAAAGTTTAGTCTTTTATTCAAATCCTGAAATATTCTGAACGATTCCACCATGAACTGCTGATGTTGGGACGAAAATACCACTGGGTGAATAATTTCCACCGCGGAATGACCCTGTAATGTTTATCGTTAATTTTCCAGACAGGAAATGTTCCAAGTATTTGGCTGGAGTTTGTTTTGCGCCCAGTATAGCCCCTGGGCTACAGTCCGGTGTGATTCTTTGATTCCAtaaagacagaattaatctgcaaccacactatctgtgtgtgtgtgtgtcggtgcggTGGGGTGGTGtacatgtgtgtgaggggtgtgtgtgtgtttgggggctgtgagcgtgtgggggggggggggggggagtgtggagagggtgaaggggaatgcgtgtgtgtgtgtgtgtgtgggggggggggggatgtgggaaaGGGAGATGTCTGTGCggggggatgtgtgtgtatgtgtgtgtgtgtgtggggggggggggggggggatgtgtgtgtgtgtgtggggggtggttgcAACGATATTTCCTGTGAAAGAAACGATGAGTTTTAGCAGTACCCAAACTGCCTTTTATAAATGTCAGGATAAACCTGGACAGGGACTTTGGTGGAAAACCAAAACCTGCAAAGCAAgaattgcatttgtatagcacctttcacaaccaccggacagcccaaggtgctttacagccACGGACTAACTTTTGAAGTGTGATCACTGTTGTGATGCTGGAAACACATCAATCAATGAAGTGCACAGGAAGCTCCCAGGAACAGCAATAGTGAGCAGAGAATCTGTTTCTGTGGGCGTGTTGTTAACttggggataaatgttggcctggacACCCGGGAGAACGATTCTGAGACTTCTAAAACAAATGGCATCTTTTGAGTACAGAGGGAAGACAGAGCTTCAGTTTAATATCTCAGTCCAAATACAgccccactggcagtgcagcattccctcagtactgtggaGTTTTTATTCCCAATGctagagtgggatttgaacccatagccGTCTGGTCTAGAGGACAGTGCACTAGCAAATCAGCTCACAGCTCACACCAACTATCCAGATGTTGGAATGGCGCCAGTTTCCCGTGAGCTATAACCCGGCATTACCCCCACATTGTCCAACAACATACTGCTGGATTTCAACCCTGTAAAAACAAACTGACTCCTCCACAGAATCAATTAGAGATGataccccacccccttccattgAAACCAAATGAATTTGGTATACGATTATGAATTAAGTATTTTTTTTTGGTGAGGAGGCTATAAAAAGGTTCTTTTCTGAGCCTGTTTGAGATGCTGGTATGGGTTTTGAGGGGAAACCATCCATCAATCTCTCCCTCGATTTCTCTTTCCAGTGATGTGAACCCCATAAGGCGGTCTTTTTCAAACTAttttcccggggacccatttttccaaccggccaacctttgggaacCAACCCGGCTGACTTtcgccggccttcgcgacccacaccgaagcgaccttcgtgacccacgatGGCTGatcttcacgacccaccatttcctcttaccttgtttgctactgacaaaatggagggaatGGCTTTGGgtcccaatggaacctgttggatgaaggtgaagccttcctgtgtcggaaagtatggactctccatctgtccaaagttaagCTGCACAGTACAATTGTAGCACAGATGCGGAAATAAGGCTCTGTTAGCGAGACTGTCTTTCCCAATCTTAAATGCGACACCCAGATCCTGACCATTCTTGGAGTAAGAgacttccacttcatcagcatcaaagttcagaaagtAACCAATCACATCATTCTCCCCAAACTTTTTTCAactggcttttaacaatgccactTCTTtggccttcaaaaaggctgcgagctcataaaaaaaatgcggccacactgcaCATGCCTGCctgctcatcggtgcgcatgcgcaatacTCTGCACATGTGCACGGACGAGTGGGCACGCTGTGGATGTGGCCGCATTTTTTTCTATGCTCGCAGCCGTTTTGAAGGCCgcagcagccggcattgttaaaagccggctgctgcggctgttgtgtgcgaatttgcgcaatcgggaacgCCGCGGCGGAcgtctccgcgaccctcccgacacccgcccgcaacccacctgcgggtcgtgcccccgactttgaaaatgcctgccataaggcatagtaagaag
Proteins encoded in this window:
- the avpr1aa gene encoding arginine vasopressin receptor 1Aa, giving the protein MQHTGGSGRDLGVFNFTQSHLPPAASTPGDNLTSANRSDPFARDERLAKSEISVLAIIFLLAIISNLAVLLALYKTKKKMSRMHLFIKHLSLADLAVAVFQVLPQFFWKITYRFQGPDALCRIVKHLQIFGMFASTYMMVMMSADRYIAICHPLKTLQQPTQRSYAMIISTWVGSLLLSSPQYFIFALREIKEGSGVYDCWAEFIYPWSIKVYITWTAIAVFVIPVLIMVACYTCICYNIFQNIKYKTKAASETSFKNGLITSGVNNVKTISKAKIRTVKMTLVIVLAYIVCWAPFFIVQLWSVWDKGAPQEDTVFTLTILLASLNSCCNPWIYMFFSGHLLSDIVHFFPCCHKITQKLKKEDSETSIKRHTLLTKISHRSPTFSSHNWKDNDTSLHSFHPMPET